From a region of the Solanum stenotomum isolate F172 chromosome 2, ASM1918654v1, whole genome shotgun sequence genome:
- the LOC125855402 gene encoding probable mediator of RNA polymerase II transcription subunit 26c isoform X4 yields the protein MELDELRSILKNSSVDLWSLIDTAISVAILDHGNELRSRRDAIVEKLYAPLLSNNFNSDGNYEITKSIDRNIDDDHKLKTEEKSNEEDVEINKILRIKNHFEIPNQSDNCLVDQLQSLAEMDINFKVLEKTDIGRHVNKLRKHSSNEVRRLVKLLIRRWKDIVDEWVRLNTLVEDTDGANISNGSSSYYDHKVQTLDAIGRSKD from the exons atggaATTGGATGAATTGCGTTCAATCTTGAAGAATTCAAGTGTGGACTTATGGAGTTTAATTGACACAGCCATTTCTGTAGCTATTCTTGATCATGGAAATGAGCTTCGCAGTCGAAGAGACGCCATTGTTGAGAAACTCTATGCTCCTCTGCTTTCTAACAATTTTAATTCTGATGGAAATTATGAAATCACAAAAAGCATTGACAGAAATATTGATGATGATCACAAGTTAAAAACAGAGGAAAAAAGTAATGAAGAAGATGTAGAGATCAACAAAATCCTCAGAATCAAGAACCATTTTGAAATCCCAAATCAG TCTGACAATTGCTTGGTTGATCAGCTTCAAAGTCTTGCTGAAATGGACATTAATTTCAAAGTTCTTGAG aaaacggATATTGGAAGGCATGTAAATAAACTGCGAAAGCATTCATCAAATGAAGTAAGAAGACTTGTTAAACTACTAATCAG GAGATGGAAAGATATTGTTGATGAATGGGTGAGATTAAATACACTAGTGGAAGACACAG ATGGAGCGAATATTTCGAATGGTTCATCATCTTATTACGATCATAag GTACAAACACTTGATGCAATTGGGAGAAGCAAAGACTAA
- the LOC125855402 gene encoding probable mediator of RNA polymerase II transcription subunit 26c isoform X2, translating to MELDELRSILKNSSVDLWSLIDTAISVAILDHGNELRSRRDAIVEKLYAPLLSNNFNSDGNYEITKSIDRNIDDDHKLKTEEKSNEEDVEINKILRIKNHFEIPNQSDNCLVDQLQSLAEMDINFKVLEKTDIGRHVNKLRKHSSNEVRRLVKLLIRRWKDIVDEWVRLNTLVEDTDDFKDGANISNGSSSYYDHKHSVEKKNNISPSSKRLREDYLEEHYGTNT from the exons atggaATTGGATGAATTGCGTTCAATCTTGAAGAATTCAAGTGTGGACTTATGGAGTTTAATTGACACAGCCATTTCTGTAGCTATTCTTGATCATGGAAATGAGCTTCGCAGTCGAAGAGACGCCATTGTTGAGAAACTCTATGCTCCTCTGCTTTCTAACAATTTTAATTCTGATGGAAATTATGAAATCACAAAAAGCATTGACAGAAATATTGATGATGATCACAAGTTAAAAACAGAGGAAAAAAGTAATGAAGAAGATGTAGAGATCAACAAAATCCTCAGAATCAAGAACCATTTTGAAATCCCAAATCAG TCTGACAATTGCTTGGTTGATCAGCTTCAAAGTCTTGCTGAAATGGACATTAATTTCAAAGTTCTTGAG aaaacggATATTGGAAGGCATGTAAATAAACTGCGAAAGCATTCATCAAATGAAGTAAGAAGACTTGTTAAACTACTAATCAG GAGATGGAAAGATATTGTTGATGAATGGGTGAGATTAAATACACTAGTGGAAGACACAG ATGATTTCAAAGATGGAGCGAATATTTCGAATGGTTCATCATCTTATTACGATCATAag CATAGCGTAGAGAAGAAGAACAACATTAGTCCATCGTCAAAACGCCTACGTGAGGATTACCTAGAAGAACACTATg GTACAAACACTTGA
- the LOC125855566 gene encoding UPF0496 protein At1g20180-like, with amino-acid sequence MTRDTQRSLNVNEEYLGALRTKSYDDFITKAQLLVNEPSSPNSQLCHVNTFSKILLDPSQEKITSILETTIFQAKKYNLKSLLTNYFNISADASKFCSQILKSISQIQSHYGFIEQVLDSVDNCSNFDQFGYLVLELRTFIIHNNPFSDLKKQDFTQINDEYSSVLQCLKSKKKRVVRKIKLIKCVNKTSGVCVTVACGLVVVAALVLAAHTFAAIVMGPAILTLPLKPFKKKFMSFPFFKCGFLRKVGDQLDVATKGTYILNRDFDMISRLVDRLHDEIDHNKEMIQLCLDKREDRVSLEVLKELKKSNIGLKKQVEELEEHVYLCLLTINRARALVIKEIAKSCRDKSQGSSQ; translated from the coding sequence ATGACAAGAGACACACAAAGAAGCCTAAATGTAAATGAGGAATACCTTGGAGCATTAAGAACAAAAtcatatgatgatttcattacaAAGGCTCAATTACTTGTAAATGAACCATCATCTCCTAATTCTCAATTATGTCACGTTAATACTTTCTCAAAAATCCTCCTTGATCCAAGCCAAGAAAAAATTACATCAATTCTTGAAACAACTATTTTTCAAGCCAAAAAATACAATCTCAAATCCCTTCTTACAAATTACTTTAATATAAGTGCGGATGCATCAAAATTCTGCAGTCAAATCCTTAAAAGCATTAGCCAAATTCAATCTCACTATGGTTTTATCGAACAAGTCCTTGACTCGGTCGATAATTGTTCCAATTTTGACCAATTTGGTTATCTAGTACTCGAGCTTCGAACTTTTATTATTCATAACAACCCCTTTTCTGACCTTAAAAAACAAGATTTTACGCAAATTAACGATGAATATTCATCAGTGTTACAATGTTTGAAGTCTAAGAAAAAACGGGTGGTTAGGAAAATCAAATTGATCAAATGTGTCAACAAGACTTCAGGGGTATGTGTGACAGTGGCTTGTGGACTAGTTGTTGTGGCAGCATTGGTACTAGCAGCACATACATTTGCAGCAATAGTCATGGGACCGGCGATTTTAACCCTACCTTTAAAgccatttaagaaaaaatttatgagTTTTCCATTCTTCAAATGTGGATTTTTAAGAAAAGTTGGAGATCAACTTGACGTTGCAACGAAAGGTACGTATATTTTGAATAGAGATTTTGACATGATTTCTAGGCTTGTGGATAGACTCCATGATGAAATTGATCATAATAAGGAAATGATACAATTGTGTTTGGACAAAAGGGAAGATAGAGTTTCATTGGAAGTGTtgaaggagttgaagaagaGTAATATTGGATTAAAGAAACAAGTGGAGGAACTTGAAGAACATGtttatttatgtcttttaacgATTAATCGTGCAAGAGCTTTGGTAATTAAGGAAATTGCAAAATCATGTAGGGATAAAAGTCAAGGTAGTAGCCAATAA
- the LOC125856852 gene encoding G-box-binding factor 4-like → MASTKLMASSASRNSDRRKSSAASSSSSSTMPNDLHNQQYSNNGSNNSSNLEATSMTVDGIFRNVYGEGQGTETNTLLNANITLLDAVGAITPISDSETATVSGVPLVRRTVDDVWREIVEGKREQRRAEVAGCKEEAVDEIMTLEDFLVKAGAVEEEALAGQGTVQGEVKVELGTERLSGGIFAFDSPYMATPQQSVQGYGNGMDVIGGGRGKRKTILEPLDKAALQRQRRMIKNRESAARSRERKQAYQVELESIAVRLEEENEQLLKEKVNKENG, encoded by the exons ATGGCGTCAACGAAACTGATGGCTTCATCGGCCTCGCGGAATTCCGATCGAAGGAAATCGTCGGCTGCCTCGTCGTCTTCATCCTCTACGATGCCGAATGATTTGCACAATCAGCAGTATTCGAACAACGGGAGTAATAATAGTAGTAATTTGGAGGCGACTTCCATGACGGTTGATGGAATTTTCCGTAATGTGTATGGGGAAGGTCAGGGGACGGAGACTAATACTTTGTTGAATGCGAATATTACGTTACTTGATGCTGTTGGAGCGATAACGCCGATCAGTGATTCCGAGACAGCGACGGTGAGTGGGGTACCTTTGGTTAGGAGGACGGTGGATGATGTGTGGAGGGAAATTGTGGAGGGGAAGAGGGAGCAGAGAAGAGCGGAAGTTGCCGGCTGTAAGGAGGAGGCAGTGGATGAAATCATGACGCTGGAGGATTTTCTGGTGAAAGCTGGAGCAGTTGAGGAGGAGGCACTGGCTGGGCAGGGGACAGTGCAAGGTGAGGTGAAGGTTGAACTAGGAACTGAGAGGTTGAGTGGTGGAATTTTTGCATTTGATTCCCCATACATGGCCACGCCGCAGCAGAGCGTGCAAGGATATGGAAATGGAATGGATGTGATTGGAGGTGGGAGAGGGAAGAGGAAAACCATTTTGGAACCTTTAGATAAGGCGGCTCTGCAGAGGCAGCGGAGGATGATTAAGAACAGAGAGTCAGCTGCCCGGTCTAGAGAGCGGAAACAG GCCTATCAAGTGGAACTTGAGTCAATAGCAGTTAGATT
- the LOC125855402 gene encoding probable mediator of RNA polymerase II transcription subunit 26c isoform X1, producing MELDELRSILKNSSVDLWSLIDTAISVAILDHGNELRSRRDAIVEKLYAPLLSNNFNSDGNYEITKSIDRNIDDDHKLKTEEKSNEEDVEINKILRIKNHFEIPNQSDNCLVDQLQSLAEMDINFKVLEKTDIGRHVNKLRKHSSNEVRRLVKLLIRRWKDIVDEWVRLNTLVEDTDGANISNGSSSYYDHKHSVEKKNNISPSSKRLREDYLEEHYAKIGRSREVDLEDVGKPKNSVVANSISGFEAKYW from the exons atggaATTGGATGAATTGCGTTCAATCTTGAAGAATTCAAGTGTGGACTTATGGAGTTTAATTGACACAGCCATTTCTGTAGCTATTCTTGATCATGGAAATGAGCTTCGCAGTCGAAGAGACGCCATTGTTGAGAAACTCTATGCTCCTCTGCTTTCTAACAATTTTAATTCTGATGGAAATTATGAAATCACAAAAAGCATTGACAGAAATATTGATGATGATCACAAGTTAAAAACAGAGGAAAAAAGTAATGAAGAAGATGTAGAGATCAACAAAATCCTCAGAATCAAGAACCATTTTGAAATCCCAAATCAG TCTGACAATTGCTTGGTTGATCAGCTTCAAAGTCTTGCTGAAATGGACATTAATTTCAAAGTTCTTGAG aaaacggATATTGGAAGGCATGTAAATAAACTGCGAAAGCATTCATCAAATGAAGTAAGAAGACTTGTTAAACTACTAATCAG GAGATGGAAAGATATTGTTGATGAATGGGTGAGATTAAATACACTAGTGGAAGACACAG ATGGAGCGAATATTTCGAATGGTTCATCATCTTATTACGATCATAag CATAGCGTAGAGAAGAAGAACAACATTAGTCCATCGTCAAAACGCCTACGTGAGGATTACCTAGAAGAACACTATg CCAAAATAGGAAGGAGTAGAGAAGTGGACCTTGAAGACGTAGGCAAACCCAAAAACTCAGTGGTTGCTAACAGCATTTCTGGATTTGAAGCAAAATACTGGTAG
- the LOC125855402 gene encoding probable mediator of RNA polymerase II transcription subunit 26c isoform X3, with protein MELDELRSILKNSSVDLWSLIDTAISVAILDHGNELRSRRDAIVEKLYAPLLSNNFNSDGNYEITKSIDRNIDDDHKLKTEEKSNEEDVEINKILRIKNHFEIPNQSDNCLVDQLQSLAEMDINFKVLEKTDIGRHVNKLRKHSSNEVRRLVKLLIRRWKDIVDEWVRLNTLVEDTDDFKDGANISNGSSSYYDHKVQTLDAIGRSKD; from the exons atggaATTGGATGAATTGCGTTCAATCTTGAAGAATTCAAGTGTGGACTTATGGAGTTTAATTGACACAGCCATTTCTGTAGCTATTCTTGATCATGGAAATGAGCTTCGCAGTCGAAGAGACGCCATTGTTGAGAAACTCTATGCTCCTCTGCTTTCTAACAATTTTAATTCTGATGGAAATTATGAAATCACAAAAAGCATTGACAGAAATATTGATGATGATCACAAGTTAAAAACAGAGGAAAAAAGTAATGAAGAAGATGTAGAGATCAACAAAATCCTCAGAATCAAGAACCATTTTGAAATCCCAAATCAG TCTGACAATTGCTTGGTTGATCAGCTTCAAAGTCTTGCTGAAATGGACATTAATTTCAAAGTTCTTGAG aaaacggATATTGGAAGGCATGTAAATAAACTGCGAAAGCATTCATCAAATGAAGTAAGAAGACTTGTTAAACTACTAATCAG GAGATGGAAAGATATTGTTGATGAATGGGTGAGATTAAATACACTAGTGGAAGACACAG ATGATTTCAAAGATGGAGCGAATATTTCGAATGGTTCATCATCTTATTACGATCATAag GTACAAACACTTGATGCAATTGGGAGAAGCAAAGACTAA